A stretch of DNA from Peromyscus maniculatus bairdii isolate BWxNUB_F1_BW_parent chromosome 7, HU_Pman_BW_mat_3.1, whole genome shotgun sequence:
TGAGACGTCACTACCATGACTGTCCCTGAATAATCCTACTTGATTTTCCATTGAGAATTTCCcactattttataaataaatgaagacatggaTGTTCTGTGGAGTTTTATCATCCAGACATTAGTGCCACCAATGCTGGCCTGAATAATATACTTGATATGcctgaagtacacacacacacccacacacacacacacacacacacatgcacacacacaggtgcacacacatatacaatctAAGATTTAGATAAAATCACATTTGTCATGCCCCTTCCTTATGAACCAAATCATTGGAATCCACTTGTCTTGCTAGCATCTAGGACTTTATTTCAGCCAGTAAATCCCCAATAAATTTGCATTGTGGGCATTTgtggatctattttttttttttttggtttttcaagacagggtttctctgtatagctttgtgcctttcctggaactcactatgtagaccaagctggccttgaactcacagagattcacctgcctctgcctcccaagtgctgggattaaaggtgtgtgccaccactgcttggacTATTTTTCTGTCTAAGGATATTGTGATATCAGTTCCTATAAATTAGGACCCAGTtttctgaaatgatttctaatatgTTTGTCTTCCCTGTATGATCAATAGTTTTGGCACTGCAGGTCCATCATCAGTCCAGAGATGTTTGGCCAAGAAAGGCATTTGAGACTTCAATCCAGAGCTACCACATTTGCTCAGGACCTGGCCTTCTTGACCATTGCCTCTACATCTTGCTTGGTTTTTgtcatttgtaaaatgttttgAACAGGTTTATTGTAACTAGACCAAAATGgcagaaggaaataattttaacacGAGGCAACATGAGAGTCAGAATCTCATGGAAATCCAGGACAGGGTCAGAGTTCAGGAAGGCAGACCTGGAGGACCACATGGAGGGATATGACTCTGCTCTGCCAAAGGCTGATGGTCTTCAGTTCACGCTTGGCTGTGTGTGGCTGTCCAATCCTGCTCTGTCTCCCTCGgggtctctctctcctcccgcTGTCACTCACCCTCATCACATCtacttcctgcttcttctctaTTTTGAACCTTTCTCTTAGTTTCTCTTTTAACATGATTTTTGCTTGCTGGGATCATTGGGAATCATTTCATCTTGAGACCTTCCTGCCAGTATCTCCATTCTGTCCACATGAACTAATTAGCCACACCCCAATAGAGGAATCTGCCATATTTTCCACCTGAAGTTAAACTCTAATCTCTATCTTATTATTGTAAGATTTGGACAAATCCTCTCTTACTGACACTTCAAGtgttttgaaagttattttttgatttatatatgttattCTACTTACATAAATATAACATGGTAGAAACAAATAAGATCACAATGATGAAACCAAAGAGGACACTACTGCTCTATCTGAGATAATACtgcttttccctttcttgttAAGTGAAACACAAACACCCATAAGACTGGATTTGCGTGGGAATATTTACTGGCATAGAGAGAAGTATGGGGCTTGGTTTTTTATAAGTGCCAATACTACACAGACACAGgctgtttaaatttaatttaaggTATTTTTTATTGTCAGTCATTCAACTCTCTCTGCACCTTTCGATCCTCAAAATACAATGAGGACATTTCTAAGCGATTGATGCCATCATTACAGTAGCTCCTGTCAGTACAGCAAAATGTTTCTCTCATAAGGTCATGGTATACTTGAAACATTCCACTTGCACAAGGTTTACAGGACAGTTTTGAATAACGAAAAATGTGTGCCCCTAAGGAAAGAAAAGCGAATATCATCACCATGCCTCCCTCCAGAACCTTTTCAGTTTTCCAAAGAAGAGTGTGAACCCAAGTCTGCTGCTGCATCTCATCTATGTAACTTTAGCCATAGTCAGGCAAAAGATGCCTGTCTTTCAACCAAAGATACCCATGCTCTTGTCTGTGGGATCCCAGGTCCCTCCGCACCTTAACTCCAGAAATCACGAGTACTATTGgtgacatttttgtgtgtgtctgtcaaaGACTTGCTTACCTgttaaaatgtcataaaaataaaagttttctgtGGTACAGGTCCTGTTGAACCACAACATGTTGAACTTCCAGCATTTTTTCATGCCATCAAGACATTTGTTTCCATCAAAGTTAGAACATAGATTACACATTCTAATCACTGAAGGAGAGGGAGGTTTGAGAGGTTAGAGCTACGGACAAGAACTACTTTATAAAGCCAAGATTGTACAAACCCCATGAGAGGAAGTTTGGCACTCCTGCTCccctttgattttattaatgacaACAGTGATCTCCTCCAAGAATCGTCCCACCCATCCACAAATCAAAACTAGAGAAAGAAGTTTCTGGAGTAGAGAGCGAGAAGTGGAGAGGGATAATGTGGAAAGAGCTGAAGAATTCCTCCTCTCATGGCAGTATGATCTTTTTCCAAGAAATGCAAACCAAATATACTGTACATGGGATTGTCAGCGCTCTTTCTcctgggaagagaaggaaattcACCTTAAATCACTTCACAGCAGCCCCATAGCCAAGTACAGTTACTTCTTCCTCTTGTACTCcatcactctcctctctctcttcaggccTTACCTGTGTCCGTGAGGAGAATTATGGATAGAGCCAAAAAAAGCATTCGAAACATACTTGAGCCTCCTTCTGACAAGGCCCCACCAGGAGGTTCCAGTTGTATTTATTCCCGTCATCTGCCCTCAGgcattccactaaaatcaaagGATCATAAATTTAAGGTCAAACCAACTGAATCTTCTCTATAACGTTCCAAGTAAGGGTACACGCTGTCTATGTTTATATTCCTCCAACTACTTTGAACTCAGCCTACACAGACACCCCAtgtcattttattaaatcaatcaaaGGATTCATAAGACACCAGTTCATATTGGAACAGAATCTCTTGTCTCTTCATTTTGCTTGTGTTGATTTGTAACCTGGatgtaacacaccttaacttTACATCTACATGGCATCCTTTCAGTTTGATAAGCCCAAAGTAACAAAGCATTTGTGAGTGACTTAATCAGTCCCTTTCAGAGACCACAGTCTTCCTAACTTGCCTGTGCACTACGTCTACCAAGGCCTTATTTCCTTACAGAGTATGGCAGCAGGACCCAAGCCTAACACTTCATCTGTGGTCTGACTGCTCAGCTTCTCTCTGAGTGGGTAGAACAGTCTTGGGAAAAgagacaagagatggaagaaaagatGATGTCAGCCTTTTATGAACTGAAATTATTAACCTTTTTCTGAGGAAGACCAAGATGATAATGATGACAGTGGCAGAGACTAACACCTAAAGGGAGCTATGACTGAATTGGTGTGTGGAAAGTAAgttagagagttccaggatgttACAGTTCCTAGACGCTGCCATTTCAGTACCAGCAGCCGCCTTCTCAGCGAAGCCACAAATATACAGATGAAAGAGCATGACTCTGACcacctttctttctgccttccctgcAGAGTGCCTAGTTCGGTTTGTGAACCCATAGCTTATCTCATTTGTGTTCATTTTGCTCCTTGCCCCCTCTAGATGCTGGTTTCATGTGTTGAAGtcccctactttctcttccatgtCTAGACTCATGCCCTGAACATATCAGATCATCGGGATCATGGCAGACAGACGAATGGCATGACTGGATACAGGCAACCCAGGAGGTGTCAGAGAATGAACCAAAGGTGTTCATACTGACTGACAGTCCCTAATGACAAGTTTACAGAATGAAATTCCTGGCCTTAAGTTTACAAATTCTTGTCACTACAGAGCAGATAGACAATAGACATCACAGGTTTTTCTGTGGTGGGGAGAGAGTGAATAGAGGACCCACTTACCTGACAAGGTTCCCAGAACATGATCCATGTACCTACCATCCATTGCAATCCCTCATGCCATGCTGGCTAGGAAGGTACCCACCACACCCACAGTTAGGACTGCAGCCCAGATGTCCTGCCTGCCTACCCTATGCCTCTGTGGCTCAAAAGGTAAAAAAGAACCATTACAGGTATAAGCAATCTCTGAGGCAGTTGTCAGGACTTAGAAATTTGTACATGGGTGATGAGGAAACACATATTTAACAATGCCTTGTTTAGCTTTAGACATTCTCTACTATGTTTCTCATTTATGTATTTGAATTCTCTCACAGTATTGTGGGTTTGGATTCTCTGACAGTATTGTGGGTTAGAAATGACCAACCTAGTCTTACTGATGAACACCAAAGGGGTGTTAGAGATGAAATGGTTTTTCATCAAGACAACAAAGGTGCACATCTGTCTGATTTAGCTGGATGTTATCTTTCCAGTCCGGCTCTACCTTTACAGACTAGAGTCAGGTTCCCAGAGCTGAAGCACTGGATGGCTTCTACTCAGGGATATCACAACAATGGTGAGTGAGAGACAATGGACAGGCTTTCTCTGCCAAGTAAAGGCGAGTTTCTCTCTGCCTAGTAGAAACAAAAGTTACTAGCAGATCCCACTGAGACTTACTCCAAGGTTCCAAGAACCTGGCTGGCCTTTTGATTTTACATGCCATTTTAAGAAAGAATTCCCATTCTGGTTTGAGTACCTTTTTCATGGGTTTCACATCCAAAACATGTGACACTCAGCACAGTCCAGAGATATAAACTCCAGAGGATTCATGCTAAGAGCATCGAACTCATTCCTCCCAGTAAAAGACCATCCCAGAAAGATGTCATGGGTATCCAGTGATTAAATACCTTGATGGAAGACCTAGCTCCACCAACCCCGGTCTTCTATAGTTTTTCTGGACaacttggaatatttttttctcagaataagAGTAATAGAAAATTTAGAACTATACCCAAATtgttaagaaataaatgaaaatcaccTTTACATCTGTAGTTCTAAGAAATGATTTACCATCTTTCCATCCAGTATTATTTCCGTACATATATCACAAGTTTATGTAAACAAGCACTATCATGGGTGATATATTAATAAATGTGTGGTTCTAATTTTTGCACTTAATATATTACTGAATAACTTATCCCCTTAAATCTCTATCCCTTCTAGAAGGTGAGATCTACAATTAAGCAAGCAATGAATGAACCAGTAGTGAGAGGAATCCCATGAAGGGCTGATGCACAGGCCTGGCCTTGACACCATTCACTTTAGCCATGTTTGTTTGGACCATAGACAGTCCTGTGATACCTGAAGacccctctctctcccacagaGAGGAAGACTTTGTATCCAACCTGCCCTCCCAACCCCTATTATCAGTCCTTCCGGAATCACACTGGCCTTTCCTTGAGTCTTCTCCTAAGCCTGGAAAGTGAAGTATAACCTTGTCACCCCTGACACTGGCTCTGACCCAAAGCCTTGTCATCCCGCACTGTTCTTTCTCAGACAAGGTGTTGTATGACAAACTATTCTGTCCTGCTCTCCTCCTACTCAGAGACTCCCCTCACTTATTCCTCCTCTGCTGCCAAGGGAGGGGTGAGTGGTAGATGTGAAGCCTGATTAGGCTTTTCTGTGTTTACCTCTGTAGGAAAGCAGGGGAAAATCAACTACGGATAATGTCCCCCAAAGAAAGTTCTCTGCACTCAGTAAAAACAGGGAGGAGACCTGAAGAGTAGAACCACAGCACACCAGTGTGCCAGAGAGGAGGTGACATGGCAGGGCCCCACCAGAGCCTCCACACAGATGGAAAAAGGAAACAAGTGTCCGGGCAGTCCCAGTCCTTCTCCATGGCATCTAACCTGTCTCACTCCCAAGTCTGCAGGGCAAATGGAACAGGGCACTTAGCTCTCTTTACCTCCTCAGACCCAAGCATCCTCTGGCAGCCTACAATTCCCCTCGGACATTATCCCACCTTCCTGGTTCCCAGCAAGTAGCCCATCATCCTCCATTTCCTCATGTACCATCAACAAAGGAGAGCCTCCTGCCAGAGTCCATGGAACCCTTCCCCTAATCACTCTCTAAACATGCTAGTCTTGGGCAGTGTAAAGGCATCATGGGTAGTTAACATTTTTGTCATCTGTGTGTTAGGACTAAAAGCCATAGAGTTTAACATCTATTTTACACATGAGAAATAGGAGTCAGTTAAAATGTCACCAAAACATAAAAGCAAGGAGAGAcattgtctgtgtctgtgacctCTTGGTTATCAGGCCCGGAATATAAATTTGGATTTAGGTAGGGATTTTGAGACTCCTCTATTCACAGGTCATCTCTATCACATCCCTGGCATAGTGCCTTCACTTACTGACTTGAAAACAGAATTCAGGGAAGCCCAAACCATCAACAATTCACTTCCTCAGAAAGGTTTCTCTGCAGGCTTCTTCCATGCCCTGGCCTGTATCTTTGCCTGGACTGAGACAGCAGGATCTCGGTGTGCCAGGGCGAGAGGCTTTGCCCCGAGTCCACTCTCACAGACTGTCTTAACATAACTTTTTTGCTTTCCAAGATCTCCATATGGTTGTAGTCACCATACTTGGAGAACTCATGAACAGTTCTCCATCTACTATTCCAGCTTCAGTTACAATAAGTGTTCCTTGCACTCTTCCCACAGAAGTATGTT
This window harbors:
- the LOC121831074 gene encoding prostate and testis expressed protein 13-like, whose translation is MFRMLFLALSIILLTDTGERALTIPLIRMCNLCSNFDGNKCLDGMKKCWKFNMLWFNRTCTTENFYFYDILTGAHIFRYSKLSCKPCASGMFQVYHDLMRETFCCTDRSYCNDGINRLEMSSLYFEDRKVQRELND